TGTATGTACCTAAGCTATCCGAATCCTCTTGATTCATTGCGTCAGAATATCCTCCACCCATACCACTGCTATTCATTAACAATATTGTAGCGGCATAATCCCAGCTTGCTAATAAACCTAAATATGTGTTTGGATTTTGCTGGATTATTAAGTCAAAGCCCATCAGTGCATCTTCGTATTTATTTATTGCTACTAAACATTTCTGAATATAGTAGTTTCCCATCTCTATCAACTCTGTATTTTCAGGATTATTTATTATCAGCTGCTCATAATAACTTTTTAACAGATCCATTTTAATATGCTCGCTATCGGTCTGCAAATTCGATTGAAATAGTTTTATTATTACATCAGCGGAAGGTATACTATCCGTATAATTATCCAAAAGATTTTTGCACATTGTTATTGTACTGTCATAGTCTCTGGTTCTGAAATTTACACACATATTCATATAAGTTTTCATTGCACCGGAATACTCAGGCAGCCATCCGCCGCTTGGGGGACGTTCGTTATATACTGTATCCTGCAATTCGTCACCAATATCTGTAATTATTCCACCATCATCATGACCGGGAGCATCAGGAATACAAGAGTATGGTGTGAACTGAAAACCTAACTGAGTTCCTCCCGAACCTGAAGTTACATACTGATATTCATGGTCTGCAACATTTCCTTTTCTGAAGCAATTATTTCTTGCAGGAATTAAAGCATCATCCCCTGAACCGGAAGGAAAAAATCCGTATAAATGATAATCCGCAGCAGTATTTATATCAAATGTATTCTGACCTTCGTTAATGGAAAATGTAGAATTATTTAGAAAAATATTTCTGGAATCAGTGCCTATAGTATAGATAGTATTGTGTCCTCCTAATCCCATTCCGCTATAAACTCCAAGATTTGCGCTGGAAGAAGTCAACAATTTAATTCCGTTTGCTCCATTTAAATCGGAAGAAATAATATTACCATACATATCACTTACAGAATTCATAGATACAATTGATTCATTGAACTTATTAAAATAATTTCCTTTTATTGCAGCGCTTACTCCTGTAAGCACAATTCCAAAGTTGCTTCCGGGGGAATTAAGTTGATTGTAATTAATTGTTACTGGAAATCTTGCGCCTGCTGTTGCAGTCACATTCAAAGCCTGGCTCGAGCTGTTTTGCATATAGAATCGGTTGTTATATATATAATAAGTAGGAGTTCCTTTGAATGAATGAGTATTGTTTATGGAAATTCCGCCCGAAGTTATTCCGCTGTTGCCCTTAAATTCACAGTTTTCAATATGAACAAAATCACAATCGGAGGCTGATATCAAATATTTATTATTTGCCACTCCTTCCATTTGGGTATTTTGCATTAATACTTCTCCCCTGCTTACAGTTATACCGTTCCATTGATGAGCGTTATCGATGGCTTTAAAGCTGGTAGGGTGTCCCGAATCATCATTTACAACAAATTTACCTATATTGCTTCCATCAGAAGTTACATTAATACCGCAATTTTCACCGAATCTAATTTCAGTGCCTCCGGGATAAATTATACTATGACCATTTGTATTTACTATTCCTCTGCACTCAAATAATAGATTTGGATTTGAAGGGTTTTCATCCGCTAATAAGTTACCTCCGGTTCTCATAACAGGAGAAATTTTATATATTCTTCCTTCACCCGGTTCAAATGGTTCTAAGTCAATATCAACATAGTCACCTGTATTCCCGCTTCTTACGAAAGTAGTCACTACATGATTATCTTTAATGTCTATCAGATTGAACGTATGAAAATCATACATGCAAAATACATTATTGCCACCGGTATCAAACCTGATTGTTATAAATCTTTTACCTCCCACATTATTCGCATCGGCCGGAGCGCATCTTTTATTTACAATCATAAAGTATCTGTCGGCATCTGCTTGTTCCTGCGTCATTGGAAAATTGAGAAATGATAACTGCAAATATCGTGATGCAAGAGGTTCAGGATTTGCTTCATGTGAAGAAGGATTGTTCAAAATAGGTTTATATGTTTTTAAATCTCTAACAAAACCTAATTTTCCCTCCCCTGGATATTCATTTGTATATTCTTTGCTGTACATATACGATTTAATATTTTGTATATCAAATCCCATCAGCGTCAGTCCCCATTTATTTGCGACTCTGTCAACTATCGCTTTCACTGTAGCTGCTTTTCCGGGCTGTCCGTAATAATTATGGTCGATTAATACTCCGCTTGCGCCCTCAATCCCTGTACCGTATTCACAATTGGCAGCGCTTGGGAATGATGCCGGGGGTACACCGGGCAGCCATGATTGGTACCAGAAATACTGAAACCCCTTCGCGCCGTATGATACTGCAAGATTCGACATCATATTCAATTCTTCATTAGTCGGCTCTCTTCTTATTTCCCCGTGCAAAAACCACTGATGAAGCTGCGGCATAAATATCCACGGCTTGCCGGTTCTTCTTGATAGCTCACTGCTTAAGTCCATTATGTTCCTGAACATGCCGGCATCTGAGCCCCAAAATGGAATTTGTCTTACTCTATCATTTCCGGTTCCGCAATTATAGTTTGTATCACAATGTAGCGGGTCTTCACCGCCTTCATATATCGAGGGCTTTCTTTCTATTTTATCCTGAAGCCAGTCGTCATATGCCTCGGGAGTCGGCTTGGTTTGAGCTAACACTTTACTTCCGGAAGTTGTAGGAAGCGTAGGAGGGATATAGCTGAATACCTGTTCATTTGAGTTTGTATTAAAACATGCCGTCAAAGGATAGCTTTCGGAAAACACCTGAGTGTAGCCTGTGCTATCCATATAAAATCTTTTTAAAAAATCGATATTCCATACTTTAGTCCTTTCATACCAGGGAACATGCATTCCTATTGTAGGAGTCATATCCTGCATCAGGTCAACTTGAAATCCCTTCTGCTCTGAGTAATATTTCAATTTTTTATTAACATAGCCGATGCACGGAATATTATTAAACTCAATAAGCTCAAGGTAAAACTTCATTATCGGGTGAACTCCGTATATCGTCTGCCCGGCTATTTGTGTTACTTCATCTTTTATCCATCTTTCAAATTGAGCATCATTTCCTTTTAACAATCTATCGGCTATTTCATTCTCCACTCTTACATAATCAATCCACATATCGCAGTTACCATACCAGTAAACTTTTATATCGGCTCTGTTATTATCGGTATCTTCTGCTCTGTTACCTCTTGCCTCCCACCCCCAGCCGCCAGTGGTTGCCGTCCAGTCAGTGGGGATTGTTAGGTTCGTTCCTCCTGAGAAATTAAACTCCTCCTTATATTTTCCGTTGTAAAAGCCGTTATTATCAAGAAAATCATTTGCATGTATATCAATATCTTTTAATACAGTTGAACCATCTTGAGCCAAGACCAACACTCTGCATACTTTTACATTGTGAACAAGGTCATGAGCTACATTAGAATCTATTCTTACGTTAGGTTTTATTTTCCACGGACTGTAACTATCCATTGTCCATGGATTATCCTTATCGCCCTTGGCACATTGTTCCGTATTTGTTTTCAGCCTGCTTACAACAATTCTTTCCAGAGGACTGCTTGGTATTGCCTCACAGTATCTTACTCTTCTGCCTTGTCCGAAGGTACTGTTATCTGTAATATCTGTTCCGGCATGGTTCGGACTTTGAAAAGAATAAAACCAGAGCTGGTCATTTGCAGGGATATCTTCACACTGATAATCGCTCCTCTGCCCATAGCATAACCAAGAAATTTTCGGACGGGATATTATCAGCCTTCTCTTATTATGGCTATAGATATCTGCAATTCTATCTCTTACCCCTGGTGCGTACGTGGATGAATCTGCCATAAGATTATCCTGATCGGTGAAGCCTGTTCCCCAGTTCATTTTAGGGTAGTACCAGTTCTGCTGTTGTGCGTTTCTATCCTGCGGCTCTAAGTACCTGTGCCAAAGAGAGAAACCAAGGGAGTCCATGTTGGTTTGTATATTAGGATGATTTGGGTCGTTATACGGATTATCCATAGCTCCGACATAAAATTTATCCCATCCATTTACAGGTGCGAGCGAGTTTTCCTGTGGAATAGGAGGTGACTGTTGAGGATTGAGAAAAATAAAGGCTGAAACTAAAATGAATATAAGAGTGATGAATAAAACAAGAGGCGTTTTTTTCATAGGAGTGAGAGTTAAGTTTAATATTATTTTTTTTCTCTGCCAGGAGAAATAAAACAATTTTTATAAACTTTATGAACCATACAAACTTTTACTTAATTAGCATCATTTTTTTTGTTTCTTTAAAATTCCCAGTTTGAAATGAATAGAAATAAATGCCGGATGACAAATTATATTTGTTAGCATCAAAGCTTATAGAATAGGTTCCTATTGGTTGTCTTTGATTTATGAGAGTAGTTATTTCCTTACCGCTAATGTTGTAAACTTTAATTGTAATAAAACCAGCAACTGAAAACTGGTAACTGATAACTGTACTTGGATTAAATGGGTTTGGATAATTCTGATATAACCTGTAATCAGATGGAGTTTGCAAACTAATTGGATTTATTGCTGTTATAGGATCTCCGCCAAGAGTAGTATGTATGCCTGTCTGCAGGTTGTATGCCCATCCATGATTCTTATCTGTAAACTGTACATAATTATACCTGAATATTTTTAAATTGGTATCAGGAACCTGAAAATACCAGTTAGCTCCGCCGTTCGTTGTTGTGTAAAGTACTCCTCTTCCCTCGTTGTTCGGATAAACATAGTAGCCATTCACTCCCCATATTGTATCTTTATTTAAAACAGAGAACTTTGTGATTTGTGATAAGCCGGTCTGCGATGGTAAGGGCTGCGTAATCCAGTCCAATCCACCGTTTGTTGTCTTCTTCATTAACCCGTATGCTCTCCACCCTGTTAAACTATCAACAAAATGCATATCAGTAAAGCCTTCATTGCTTACAACTGTTGTCCAGTTCAATCCGCTGTTGGTTGTTCGCATTACATAAGGACTTGAGCTGGTATTCGATATAAAGCCTGTCCTGCCGTTTATCATGTGAATATGTTCGGGATTAGTACCTCCAAGATTCAATTGTTGTGTCCAGTTCAATCCACCGTTTGTTGTACGAAAAACGCCGCCGCTAAAACTATCAGATCCAGTAAGCCAGATTGTATCTTCATTTAAAACACACATATCTTGATACACTAAGAATGGGTCAGGGACATTCAGAGATGTCCAATTTAACCCACCATTAATTGTTCTATTGAGTCCGGTGCTATTATTATATAACCCTACTCCGCAACAATAACCTGTTGATTGATTGAAAAATTTTATTTTGTTCATACCAACAAACTCTCCTGTAGCCTTATGTGCTATAAACCAGTTATCACCTCCATTAGTAGTTTTAAAAACAAATGCAGTATCATTTTGAGTTACGTAAGGAGTTATCGCATAGCCCGTTAAGCTATCAACAAAAGTCATATCACTAATTTGTCTAGCGCCAATATTAAGAAACTGCTGATACCAGTTTGACGGAGGATTATCCCGAAAGTTAAACCCAACTGTAATTATAAAAATTGAAAGGAGTAAAAATATTTGGTTTAGCCTTTTCATAGCATGAGATAATTGTAATATCATTAGATATTACAATTTAAACAAAAATTATCTTTAATTTAAGAAGTTAATCGAATCTGTGTAACAAATTATGGAGACTATTTAAAGACAAAACACATAAGTTAAATAATACAAATATTACTATTTACTGTGCCATTTTTAGGAGAGCTATTAAAATAATCCGTCTTACCCAGTTTATCTTAATTTACATAAAATTATTACTAACCCAATGTAATATCTATATATAAATAATTGCACTAAGTAAAATTAAAAAAATTAATCACCCGGAATTTTTCCGAGTGATTATTCTTGAATCTTCTTAGGAAGGATTTGTACAGAAGAGTTCTCGATTTCAGCTTGAATACTTACGACCTCAGTTGACGCATAGTATTTCATAGTGTTGTTAATTTCTTGTGATGAAGCAATTTACTTACGAATTCTATTCTAACTCCAGCGTTTAACATTCTTGTTGCAAGAGTCTTACGGAATGTCTTAAGTGTAATTGTATAGTTGTTTGGTATTTCAAATCGCTTCTTCATTCTGCGAAATCTTTGACCAATACTTCCACGTGTAAATCCTTCAAATATCTTCTGGTCTTTAGGTAAACTAAGCAGTGGTTTCATCTCTTCTTCTATAAATATTCTCAGTTCTTCATAAAGGGGAAATGTTCTGAATAATTTCGTTTTTGACACGTTAAGCTTTATATAGTTTTCAGTCATTACAAAATTATCCGGAGTTAAGTTTAATGCATCTATCACTCTCATACCCGTTAATGAAAGGAACACAAACAAAATATAGAGTTTGTAATCCAAATGCTTTGTTTCTTCAAGTATTGTTAAAAGTAAATCATCTGAAAATACAATTATTTCTTTTTCAATTTCTTTGGGACCCGGCACATTTCTGCAAGGAGATTTATCAATCTGATCTTCTTTCACTAAATAAGTGAAGAACATTTTTATGTATGTATAATATGTTTTTTGAGTAGCATTGCTAACAGTATCCTTGAGTAATCGAAGATAACCTTTAATATCTGAAGAACGAATTTTATCTATTCTTCTTTCAGGTTCATACTTTATAAAATTAGTAAATAATCTATTTCATTTTATGCCGACATTTATATGTGATGATAGAGGGAAAGAATTGAATAACAGTAAGCCCTATATGACATTTGTTAACATTAATGGTGAAAGCAATATTGCTGACGATTTCAGAATTAACTTAATGAACCCGCACCTTACTATAGATTACAAAGGGGTACAACTTTCATTGTCCCCTTATATTTTATATTCTCGGAATTATGGACTTTTTTTGTATGACGGTCGAAGCAATGATGACAAAAAACTTGTATATAAAAATTACTCTCAAGGTATAAATTTATTTTTGTAACAAAATGCAACTCACTTTGATATTTATTCTGATAATATACCTCGTAATACAATTTGTGTACTTCGCTATACTTGTAAAACGTGAAAAGCGATTATTGTTGTTTGCCACTTATTATAGTATTCTGTTTTTTTTTGCCGTTCGTTACCAAAATAACGCCAATCTATTTGGCTTGGTATATTACACCATTATTAATTTTACTTTTTAAAAGCAAGCAAATTGCAACTAGGCTATATATTCTAGGCGACTTCCACGGTCCAATACTATTATTACGATTTAAAAGTGTCTATTTAATTTCATTTCTCCTTTCTTCTGTTTTGATTCTTGTTTATGCGTTGGTTACTAAGCAATTTTTAACTACCCAATTGTTAGATTTTTTTGTCCGTTTCAATATAGTATTCAGTATTTTCATTTCGCATGTTTATACATTTTTTTCCTTTTATAGCTCTATATATTTTAGAAACTTGCTAACTACTCATACGAGCAATTCTCTTGGCAGATTTAAAAGGTTAACGTATGAACAATTTAAAAAGAAAACCCACTTTGTATTGATTTTAAATGGACCAAATCATACCGGGGATCTATCTGATCTGATAAATTTAAATGGATTCTTAGGTGACCCAGAGCTTACAAAGGGAATAGAGCTATCAATAATGGTTATGATTTTGGTCAACAAGATATTACACGAAAATATCTTAGGGGTATAAGTAAATTTGAAATTTTAAAAAACAACAACAAAGTTACCGCATCAATTATTGAAACATATATGAATTCCGGTAAAAAAATAGTGAATAACAAAATTTTTTTTCTTGAATTGATAGACTATTTTAACCTCACAAAAGCATATCCTGATAGAAACGTATTAAGAAATATTGCATGTAATATATCTTCACTGTATATATTCCCTGACTTTGATAGGAATGAAGAAAACTTAGACTTATTAAAAGAGTTTTTGGATTACGGGAACTTATCTCACCATAACATAATAAAGTTTACTCCGGGTAATAAAACAGAATCTTCAACTCCCATTATAGATCCAACGAAAAAACGCAGTAAATTTTCAGGGGAAAAAGAATTGACTGAATTCCATATTGATAAAGAAGATTTTTTAAATTTTTCATTGTTAGAGAATTTTCTTATATCAACTGAAAATTGGTTATCATACCCTAGGAGACAAAATATTTTAGATTTCAGAATTGCGTACATGGATAAAAACCACCAGGTTCTTGAGAGCAAATTAATCTCAAATCTCATTCCTCCGCTAAATTTATTTCCCGCAAATATAATTGAGTGCGAATTTAGTCCAGCAAGACAACTAATTGGGAAGCTCAGTAAAGAAGTAATAACGGCTAATAAAATATATATAATTTTCAATATTTTTGAATTAATTATAAAAACTTTTCCAGCATAGAAATAATCACCAGTAAAGAAATAATGGAAAACGAATTACTATTTCCAAAAAAGAAAAAAAAGCAATGGTTTATTGGCGATGACATTGGAAATCTTCTTCAATTTATCAAACACTTTTCTATAAAAGATATAAATTTGGCAAACAATAATTATGCATGCCGGAATGAATTATTTAACCTTCTAACATTCAATTTTAATGTTTTTGATATGAACTTCAAAGAAGATTTAAAAGCACTGAACTGGTTCAATCCCGAATTTGATGATCAACCCGAGATTGAAAGGAAATTACCTGTTTTCCTCTCCTTTATAGTTCTCTTTGGATTTTTTCAAATGTGTAATAAGATAATATTAATTATTTTGGAATTGGTTGGACCTAGTTGAAGATTTTCCAAATATAATAATATCATTATTTAAAATACTTATACTAATTTATCAAATCTCACTTCCTAATATGCATCTATTAGCATTAATTTCTCCCGCAACCCGCTGGCATTAACTTCAGTAAAGTATAAATCTCGCTCTATACCCAAACCAATTCTATTTTTTCGAGAATAGAAAAATTTCCATGGGGAACTTACCCCACTTGTTGCTTTGTTTTTTTATTTATATTGAAAAAAGAATATATTATAACTACTTTTTGCGTACTAAAAATAAGCCTAAAATTAGGGAGTAAAAATGGGTAGTAAAATTATAAATAAGGAAAAATTGGTAGCTAATTTGGCAGCTATTTCAGGTATTTATAATTCATCATTTTTTAACTCCAATGTAAATATAGCAATTACACAAGGCGCGATTGGCGGAACTGGCAGACGCACTAGACTTAGGATCTAGCGGGGTGACCCGTGGGGGTTCGACTCCCTCATCGCGCACAAACCTTGGTTGTAATTATTAGTTTCATTCAATTACAATTATAAACGATATTAATGTCAAACCGAAAATCTACTCTCCATGCACAAGTAAGATGTTCATTCTGCGGAAGACCTGCCAGTAAAGTTTCTAACATGATCAAAGGCGGTCCTGTAGACGGAGCATTGAAGGAAGTATACATCTGTGATATTTGCGTAAGCAGCGCTATGCAGATAATTAAGCATAACAATTTTTCGACAACAGGTTTAAGTACAAAAAATGTACGCAACAGAGCATCGCTTACTCCTGTAATGATTAAGAAATTTTTAGATGAATATGTAATCGGGCAGGACAGAGCCAAAAAAGCTTTAGCTGTTGCTGTTTACAATCATTATAAAAGAATGGACTCACTTGATTTCAACTACCTTGACGGTGTTGAAATTGAAAAGAGCAATATTTTATTAATAGGTCCTACAGGAACAGGTAAAACTTTTCTTGCGCAGTCACTTGCAAGATTGCTTGACGTTCCTTTTGCAATTGCCGATGCTACAACTTTGACAGAAGCCGGTTATGTAGGCGATGATGTTGAATCAATCCTTGTTCACTTACTTCAGAACGCAGGATTTGATTTAAGCAAAGCTGAAAAAGGAATTATCTACTTAGATGAAATTGATAAGATTGCGCGTAAAGGCGACAGCACTTCAATAACTCGTGACGTTTCAGGTGAAGGTGTTCAGCAGGCATTATTGAAATTACTTGAAGGCACAATTGCAGGCGTTCCTCCAAAAGGCGGAAGAAAACATCCCGAGCAGTCACTCATCAATGTAAACACAAAAAATATATTATTTATATGCGGCGGCGCTTTTGACGGATTGGAAAAAATCGTTGAAAGAAGAGTTGCAAACAGTTCAATGGGATTCGGAGCAGAAGTTTACTCAAAGAACGACATTGAAAGAGATGATATGCTTGCATTAACGGAGCCTGATGATTTAGTAAAGTTCGGATTGATTCCTGAATTTGTAGGAAGACTTCCTGTACTTACATCATTGATGTCTCTTGATATCAAAGCATTGTTCTCAATACTTACAGAACCAAAGAATGCCATCATAAAGCAGTATCAGAAATTATTCCGAATGGAAGGCGTTGAGCTTGAATTCCACGAAGACGCATTAAAAGAAATTGCAAAGATTGCTATACTGAGAGGAACAGGAGCGAGAGCTTTACGTTCCATAGTAGAAAACATTATGATGGATATAATGTATAAACTCCCCAGCAAAGAAAATGTTACGAATTGTATAATTACCAAGGAAGTTGTGATGGAAGGTAAAGAGCCGATTTACATGAATGCAAACAAAAAATTATTTGCTTAAAAACTTTTTAATATTTAATTAATAGTAAAAAAAGGGAGAGGTGCTCCCTTTTTTTATATATAAACCGGAATAATTTTTAATGTCTAAAATAGAAAGCAAACTCAAAAAAGACGAATCGTTTAACATGAGAGAAGATTATCATAAAAATCTTCTCAGAAAATTAAATGCAGCCGGAGATAAAATAAAGCTCGGCGGCGGCAAGAAGGCAATTGAAAAGCTTCACGAAAAGAATAAACTTCATTGCAGGGAAAGAGTAAATCTTCTGATTGATAAAGATTCTTTCTTTATGGAAATCGGTTTATTCACAGGCTACGGAATGTATGAAGAATACGGCGGCGCTCCTTCATCAGGAACGATATTCGGAATCGGCAAAGTCAGCGGAAAGAACTGCGTGATAGTTGCTAACGATGCCACTGTAAAAGCAGGCGCATGGTTCCCTATCACATGCAAGAAGAATTTACGAGCTCAGGAAATTGCAATGGAGAATAAACTTCCGATAATTTATTTAGTGGACTCAGCCGGTGTGTTTCTTCCTATGCAGGATGAAATTTTTCCCGATAAAGAACACTTCGGTAGAATATTCAGGAATAATGCAATTATGAGTTCAATGGGAATTCCGCAAATTGCTGCAATCATGGGACCCTGTGTTGCAGGCGGTGCATATCTTCCAATTATGAGCGATGAAGCTTTGATAGTAGATAAAACAGGAAGCATATTTTTAGCGGGCTCACACTTAGTTAAGGCTGCCATAGGAGAAAACATTGATAACGAATCATTAGGCGGCGCAACTGTTACCACAGAAATTTCTGGAGTAACAGATGAAAAGATGGCAAACGATGAAGAGTGCATTGAAAAAATCAGAAGCCTTGTGAGTAAATTCGGTGAAACAGCGAAAGCAGGATTTGACAGAATTGAAAGCAAACCGCCTGCGATAGAAACAAAAGAAATTTACGGAGTATTACCTGAGGATAGCTCCAAACAATATGATACTTATGAATTAATAACCAGAATAATTGATGACAGCGATTTCGATGAATACAAACCTGAGTACGGCAAAACAATCATCTGCGGATATGCAAGGATTGACGGCTGGGCAGTTGGTATAGTTGCCAATCAGCGTATAGTGATCAAAAGCAAAAAGGGTGAGATGCAATTCGGCGGAGTGATTTACTCCGATAGCGCGGATAAAGGCGCAAGATTTATAATGAATTGCAA
This region of Bacteroidota bacterium genomic DNA includes:
- a CDS encoding T9SS type A sorting domain-containing protein, which translates into the protein MKKTPLVLFITLIFILVSAFIFLNPQQSPPIPQENSLAPVNGWDKFYVGAMDNPYNDPNHPNIQTNMDSLGFSLWHRYLEPQDRNAQQQNWYYPKMNWGTGFTDQDNLMADSSTYAPGVRDRIADIYSHNKRRLIISRPKISWLCYGQRSDYQCEDIPANDQLWFYSFQSPNHAGTDITDNSTFGQGRRVRYCEAIPSSPLERIVVSRLKTNTEQCAKGDKDNPWTMDSYSPWKIKPNVRIDSNVAHDLVHNVKVCRVLVLAQDGSTVLKDIDIHANDFLDNNGFYNGKYKEEFNFSGGTNLTIPTDWTATTGGWGWEARGNRAEDTDNNRADIKVYWYGNCDMWIDYVRVENEIADRLLKGNDAQFERWIKDEVTQIAGQTIYGVHPIMKFYLELIEFNNIPCIGYVNKKLKYYSEQKGFQVDLMQDMTPTIGMHVPWYERTKVWNIDFLKRFYMDSTGYTQVFSESYPLTACFNTNSNEQVFSYIPPTLPTTSGSKVLAQTKPTPEAYDDWLQDKIERKPSIYEGGEDPLHCDTNYNCGTGNDRVRQIPFWGSDAGMFRNIMDLSSELSRRTGKPWIFMPQLHQWFLHGEIRREPTNEELNMMSNLAVSYGAKGFQYFWYQSWLPGVPPASFPSAANCEYGTGIEGASGVLIDHNYYGQPGKAATVKAIVDRVANKWGLTLMGFDIQNIKSYMYSKEYTNEYPGEGKLGFVRDLKTYKPILNNPSSHEANPEPLASRYLQLSFLNFPMTQEQADADRYFMIVNKRCAPADANNVGGKRFITIRFDTGGNNVFCMYDFHTFNLIDIKDNHVVTTFVRSGNTGDYVDIDLEPFEPGEGRIYKISPVMRTGGNLLADENPSNPNLLFECRGIVNTNGHSIIYPGGTEIRFGENCGINVTSDGSNIGKFVVNDDSGHPTSFKAIDNAHQWNGITVSRGEVLMQNTQMEGVANNKYLISASDCDFVHIENCEFKGNSGITSGGISINNTHSFKGTPTYYIYNNRFYMQNSSSQALNVTATAGARFPVTINYNQLNSPGSNFGIVLTGVSAAIKGNYFNKFNESIVSMNSVSDMYGNIISSDLNGANGIKLLTSSSANLGVYSGMGLGGHNTIYTIGTDSRNIFLNNSTFSINEGQNTFDINTAADYHLYGFFPSGSGDDALIPARNNCFRKGNVADHEYQYVTSGSGGTQLGFQFTPYSCIPDAPGHDDGGIITDIGDELQDTVYNERPPSGGWLPEYSGAMKTYMNMCVNFRTRDYDSTITMCKNLLDNYTDSIPSADVIIKLFQSNLQTDSEHIKMDLLKSYYEQLIINNPENTELIEMGNYYIQKCLVAINKYEDALMGFDLIIQQNPNTYLGLLASWDYAATILLMNSSGMGGGYSDAMNQEDSDSLGTYNKNIFSKEQRKVFKQNVVTALNNAKVKEEQKTMTLKQKADNGDKEAKMILKEQTILKELVKKSRPVNVEEHILKMDKDLTKLFGRTEVTGTVTNTVLPLDYKLGQNYPNPFNPSTKINYEIKNAGFVSLKVYDLLGREIAELVNETKDAGRYTIDFNASKYMMASGIYFYRIKAGEFVDTKRMVLIK
- a CDS encoding T9SS type A sorting domain-containing protein, encoding MKRLNQIFLLLSIFIITVGFNFRDNPPSNWYQQFLNIGARQISDMTFVDSLTGYAITPYVTQNDTAFVFKTTNGGDNWFIAHKATGEFVGMNKIKFFNQSTGYCCGVGLYNNSTGLNRTINGGLNWTSLNVPDPFLVYQDMCVLNEDTIWLTGSDSFSGGVFRTTNGGLNWTQQLNLGGTNPEHIHMINGRTGFISNTSSSPYVMRTTNSGLNWTTVVSNEGFTDMHFVDSLTGWRAYGLMKKTTNGGLDWITQPLPSQTGLSQITKFSVLNKDTIWGVNGYYVYPNNEGRGVLYTTTNGGANWYFQVPDTNLKIFRYNYVQFTDKNHGWAYNLQTGIHTTLGGDPITAINPISLQTPSDYRLYQNYPNPFNPSTVISYQFSVAGFITIKVYNISGKEITTLINQRQPIGTYSISFDANKYNLSSGIYFYSFQTGNFKETKKMMLIK
- a CDS encoding site-specific integrase, with translation MFFTYLVKEDQIDKSPCRNVPGPKEIEKEIIVFSDDLLLTILEETKHLDYKLYILFVFLSLTGMRVIDALNLTPDNFVMTENYIKLNVSKTKLFRTFPLYEELRIFIEEEMKPLLSLPKDQKIFEGFTRGSIGQRFRRMKKRFEIPNNYTITLKTFRKTLATRMLNAGVRIEFVSKLLHHKKLTTL
- the clpX gene encoding ATP-dependent Clp protease ATP-binding subunit ClpX — translated: MSNRKSTLHAQVRCSFCGRPASKVSNMIKGGPVDGALKEVYICDICVSSAMQIIKHNNFSTTGLSTKNVRNRASLTPVMIKKFLDEYVIGQDRAKKALAVAVYNHYKRMDSLDFNYLDGVEIEKSNILLIGPTGTGKTFLAQSLARLLDVPFAIADATTLTEAGYVGDDVESILVHLLQNAGFDLSKAEKGIIYLDEIDKIARKGDSTSITRDVSGEGVQQALLKLLEGTIAGVPPKGGRKHPEQSLINVNTKNILFICGGAFDGLEKIVERRVANSSMGFGAEVYSKNDIERDDMLALTEPDDLVKFGLIPEFVGRLPVLTSLMSLDIKALFSILTEPKNAIIKQYQKLFRMEGVELEFHEDALKEIAKIAILRGTGARALRSIVENIMMDIMYKLPSKENVTNCIITKEVVMEGKEPIYMNANKKLFA
- a CDS encoding acyl-CoA carboxylase subunit beta, with amino-acid sequence MSKIESKLKKDESFNMREDYHKNLLRKLNAAGDKIKLGGGKKAIEKLHEKNKLHCRERVNLLIDKDSFFMEIGLFTGYGMYEEYGGAPSSGTIFGIGKVSGKNCVIVANDATVKAGAWFPITCKKNLRAQEIAMENKLPIIYLVDSAGVFLPMQDEIFPDKEHFGRIFRNNAIMSSMGIPQIAAIMGPCVAGGAYLPIMSDEALIVDKTGSIFLAGSHLVKAAIGENIDNESLGGATVTTEISGVTDEKMANDEECIEKIRSLVSKFGETAKAGFDRIESKPPAIETKEIYGVLPEDSSKQYDTYELITRIIDDSDFDEYKPEYGKTIICGYARIDGWAVGIVANQRIVIKSKKGEMQFGGVIYSDSADKGARFIMNCNQRKIPLVFLQDVTGFMVGSRSEHGGIIKDGAKMVNAVANSVVPKITIITGNSYGAGNYAMCGKAYDPRFIFAYPNAQIAVMGGSQASNVLLDIKIGQMKKEGKEIHEEDKKKFLDEIKSRYEKQTEVLYAASRLWVDDVIDPAKTREIISYSIELANNNPEMRQFNPGVIQT